The Anoplolepis gracilipes chromosome 7, ASM4749672v1, whole genome shotgun sequence genome segment CCCAGGCGCTGACAACGCTATACCGCACGAGGGAGAGGAAGAAGCGACTATTAAAGAAACTATTGAACACGTTACTCAGGAACACATTCCTTTAACCGAGAAACCCGCAACACCACCGGCAGAAGAGAACCCCGAGACGGAAACTATCGCTATTGAAAAAGAGTCTAGTCCTCCCACTGAGGTGACACCGGAAGAGGCAGTAACTACTAAAGTGTCCTCCGAAACAGAAGCAACGAAGACGGAAGCGCCTACAACAGTACAAAAAACTGAAGAAAGTTTAGCTACTGAAGCACCTGCCGTTGAATTGCCAGAAGCTTCGTCTATCTCGGAAGGCTTACAACCCGAAGAAGAAGCCGCAACTACAGAACATGTACCTGAAGAGCACATAAGCACCGAAGAGAGTATAGTTGAAAAAGAACAACCGACTGAACCTGCCGTTAGCGAAGAAACACAGACTGAAAGTGTAGGATCAGAAGAGATTACTAGTCCACACGAAGAACTTTCAACAGAGGGgactaaaacagaaaaaacaaCGGAAGAAGGACAACTTGGCGTCACGGAAACGCCAGAAAGACCAGAGATTTCAACCGAAATTCTTGAGAAAGCAACATTACCGGCATTAGAAGCTGAACAGCCTGGTATTAGCATTGTTCCTGAATCTGTCACCGAGAAGGAAAGCGAAGACAAATTAGAAACTACAAGTGAAATTTTGGCAACTGAGACGGAAGCACCGATAAAAGAAACAACTGCAACTGTAGCTCATGAAGCGTTCAGTACTGAAAAAATGATCACAGAAGAAGAAATATCTCATTCAACGGAAACTACTGTTACGGAGGAAATTCAATCAACTGAAGTGAGTAGTTCATCTACAATTCAAACTGTTGAGAAAGAGCAAAAACCAGAGATAAATGAAGGTAAAGAGGAACAACCGCCGCAAGAATCGACATCCGAGCATGCAGTAATCGAAAAAGAGCAAGCTACTCTCGGTCCTAAGAAAGAAGATGCCGGCCTGACTGATAGTCCAGTAATTGGCGAGGAACATATCACTACAGAAGGACAACGAGTGGAAGAATCAACTTCGGAAATTCCAGCTCAATCTTCAACCAGTATACCGATTCCTGAACGAAGTCCGGAACAGAAAGCGGAAGACGAGAACGTGTATCACGTGACTGAGGATTATCACGATATTACACGACCAGAAATTAGTCCCGACAATCTCATAACTGAATATCCGCAGAAAATCCCTACAACATACAGTCCACAGGAACAGGAGACTACGTTAGCCTCGTCAGAAGAAACTTCAAAACCGATTGCGAAGGAAACTGAAATACCAGAAGAAGGAAGCGCAAAACCGGAAGAAGCTACAGAAATGAATTTACCAGAAATCAGTCAACCAGAAATCACTACGAGTTCCGAAGAAACAAAAATGGAAAGTACTCCTGCTGTTATTGAAGCTCAGACTAGTACAGAACCTTCTATAACTACTGTTTCTCACATACCAGAAGAAAAAGTATTTGAGAAGACTGAGAAACCTGGTGTGCCGAAAGAGATCGAAATTGAAGTATCGCAAACAGAAATTGAGTCAACGGAAGAAACTGTCAAAGAAGAATTGTCTACAACGGAATTTGGCATTGAAGAACCTAGTTCTCCTGAAGTCAGTGAAAAAGAGATTCAACCAAAGAAGGAACAGCCAAGTGAAGAGGGAATAGAAACACAATCTCCGACAGAGGTTACAAAACCAGAAATTTCTACCTCTATTTCAACTGAATACGAATATTCAACGGTGTCTCCGAGTCTTAAAGAAGAACAAACAACAAAAGGTGAACATATTACCATAATTCCTGAACAATCGACCGAGCCACAAATCAGTGAAATAGAAACTGAAATTACTCctgttgaaaaagaaaagccaGTCGAGGAACATATTACAGAACAACCCATTATTACATCAGGTATAACCGAAGAACCTATTTCAAAAGAGACAGAAACTACGGTAGCAATAAAGACGACAGAAGAAGTCGAAGAAAAATCTACGACACAAGCGTCTATTGAAAAAGAACAAACTGAACAACCTGAGCAATACTCAACCGAAAAGACTTCAGAAGAAGCTGTTACAGAAAGCCATGGTGCGCAACAAACCGAAGCACCTGCAATCGAAGAAAAGCCTGAGGAAGCAGAAGGTACGGAAGGCATATCAACAGAAAATATAGAACAACAAACTGAAGCAGTGATAATAGAAAAAGGAACAAGTGAAGAAAAAGAACCATCTGAAGAAACTACAGAAGTGAAATCAACGGAAGTTACAACAGAAGGTATCAAACAGACAGAGTTACCTGCAAAACACCCGGACGAAATAAGTGAAATTGAGAAAGAAAGTGAAGGAGAAATCTTTGTGCCTGTATCGGAGGAGGCGCAAACAGAAATTCCTGTAGAAGCTGGGTCCACCGAATCACCCGTCGTGGaggaaacagaaaaaatacaCACTGAACCTTCTATTAGTCAACCTTCAATTCCTTCGGATCGCAAGGAAGATCAGGAATCTGTTGAACCAAAACCAAGCGAAGAAACACAGGAAGGTGAAGAACAAGTAACTCAAAAACCATCTCTCGAAGAGACAGAAGAGACTGAAACACAAGAGCCGCAGAAAACGACAATTCTTTTTGAAGAAGCTGTTACCGAATCTGTTTTACCAGAACAAAAAACGGCTGGCACAACAACGCTCGCTGATTTAGGCGAAGCCGTCACGCAACCAGCTGTGGAAAAGCAACCTGAAGTAACGAGCGAACAACCAGAAAATGTTGCAACAGAATCATCAGAACAAGAGCAAACTCAGAGACCAGTCACTGAAGAACAGCTCGAGATACATGTAAGCAAAGAAACTGAAACACCTACTTCTGTAACTCCTATCAGTGAGGGCGAAGGTACTACGACACTTGAGCCTATTGAAGAATCGACGAAGCAAGTTGAAGGTGAAGTTTCCGTCGAAACAGAAATTATACCTTCTACAGAATCTATATCTACGGAAGAGAGACAACCAGAGACACACGAGCAGACTACACAATCATTGGTAACGGAAGAAGAATCAAGCCAGGGAAAAGGTGAAGAAATATCTACGAAAGAAAGTACGATTCCAGAAACGCCTAAAGTGCCTGTTACCGAGGGACAACCACAGAAGCCTGAAGAGGAAGAAATTGCAAGCACAGAGGCGGCAATTCATGAAGAGCAGGAGGAACAAGCAACGGTTACCGTAAAGGAGACGTCTGAGGTAGAAATTACGACTGAAATACCACTGGAAAAACCTCAATATTCAACCGAAACGAGCATTCCTGAAGAATCTCATATAGAGAAAGAGACTATAACGGAGATTACACCTCGTCCATCAGGTATTCCGGGAGAAGGTAACTGCCTTGTTGAAGGGCAATCTTACAGCAATAATTCGGCTGTTCCACCTGCAAACGCGTGTCAGACAAGTTGCCGTTGTATTAGCAGTATTGTTCAATGTGAACTCGTGCAATGCCCTGCCCCGCCAGCTCATTTATCAGACTGTATGCCAGTTTATACAAGTGGACAGTCATGCTGCCCAATGTATGCATGTGACTCTTCAACCCCAACTGCCGAATTAGAGTCTGATAGTCACGTAATCGAGCCGCATATTCCTGAAGCAGAGGAAGGCCAAAAGACTTCTTTGCCAACAGATATACCAAGAGAACAACCAGAGGTTACTGAAACAACGAAAGAATATAGTACGTTAGTTACTGAGATTAGTACATCGGAGGCACGGCCTGCGGAAACCACTGTTTCCTCTATTTCTCCATCGGAAGAAGAGGGAGGGTTGACTGAGAGAGAACAGACTACTCTAAAATCTGTTGAACAGTCAACTACAACTTTGCAATCTATTGAGCAGCAACCTGAGGAACATACTACTAGTTCTGTGGCTGAGACACAGGAGCCTATTAGTCAAGTACCCGAAGAAGAACATACTGTGCTATCAAATGTGCCAGAAGAAATTAGTGAAAAAGGAGAAGGTATAACAGAATCGGCAACTTCGACTGAGCAACCACGGGAGGAGACTGCCGAAACACAAACTCCTGTTAGTGGCGAGGAACAAGTAATCACTTCCACGCATATATCTACAGAACAGGAAATTCATGACGAAGAAATTACGACTCCTACTGTAACAGAAGAGAAGGAAATTTCTGTTCCTGTTGAAGTAGTAGAAACTTCAACATCTGCTGAGAAAGAAATTACAACCGTTGAAACTGGTAAAGAAGAAGAGGCTACGACTACCAAAGAACAAGAAAAACCCTTCGAGGAAGAAAGTGTCGAGGAACAATCTACGATTAAGTCGATTGAAGAAGGTGATAAGAAGCAGCCTGAAGAAGAGAAAGGACCAATATCAACTTCCGAAAAATCAGTTATCGAAGAAGAGTTACCAGCGAAACCAGAAGTGTCAGAGGAACAAAAGACTGTTGAACCAACTGAATATGAAAGTACTTCTATTCCCGAAGTTCAATCGACCACGGAATATAAAGTTGAAGGTGAAATTGAAcacgaagagaaaaaagaacatGAAATAGTTACGTGGACTGAAAGTGAACAAGCTACTCAGACCGAGGAACCAGAAAGTCAAACGAAATTACCAAGCATTTCATCGACCAGTGTAGAGACAGAGGAACCGATAACACCTGCTGTCGGATCGACAACTTTGATACATGATCATACGGTGTCCGAGGAAGCGCCATTAGAGGAACATGCAACAATAAAATCCATCGAAATATCCACGGAAGGAAGCAAAGGAGAAATAACAACGGAATTTTCAACTAAAGTTCCTGAAGAACAACATGTTACGATTCCTGTCGCCATTGAAACAGAGATACCTAGCGAGGAAACCATTGAACaagaattagaaaaatctAGCGAAGAAACTGCTAAACCAGTCGAAGAATCTACTTCTGAAATTTCTCACGAAGAAACATCACCAGAAACACCGGAAAGCGCAGTAGAAACAGAATCTGCGGAACATCCTGAAGAACATACGGAATCATCAAAACACGAAAAAGAACCAACTGTCACAAAATTGCCTGACGAAAAACTACTTGAAACTGAATCTCCGATTAGTACGGAACAACCAGTGACAGCTATTGAAGTTACAGAAACCACTGAAGCAGAAGCGGAACATGAAAAATCTACTGATTCTAGTATTGTTCACGAATCGGAAAGTACGCAAATTCCAATTGA includes the following:
- the LOC140667857 gene encoding uncharacterized protein, with product MSALNAALCRRGIILWLAAVLLLASRSTHSAPVYDQDTTQVAEYDGAAGGCYFNFQRYQEGDRIITSEPCLNCTCHNRMLMCYLKVCPFTKAIGQDCTVEKRPDQCCPVITCPEVPVQLLTSTTSAPDSTAVGFHDNYGCNVDERFYPDGAMLPVDYHNPCELCYCIRNKTTCVITECTLQVAGCKPVYQPGVCCPIKYNCEYEEELTTTVGTTPGFIITTTPPPGAPSQCYRDGKVYEDGDLINSSQPCQHCYCFGGEIACAVQDCGRPMQEHGKNCKALPPPEGKCCPTTYECEEAEQVFIPPEEAKEQLPEQVPHDLLTTESPMPIDQENQQAQDEYPQKEIFPGADNAIPHEGEEEATIKETIEHVTQEHIPLTEKPATPPAEENPETETIAIEKESSPPTEVTPEEAVTTKVSSETEATKTEAPTTVQKTEESLATEAPAVELPEASSISEGLQPEEEAATTEHVPEEHISTEESIVEKEQPTEPAVSEETQTESVGSEEITSPHEELSTEGTKTEKTTEEGQLGVTETPERPEISTEILEKATLPALEAEQPGISIVPESVTEKESEDKLETTSEILATETEAPIKETTATVAHEAFSTEKMITEEEISHSTETTVTEEIQSTEVSSSSTIQTVEKEQKPEINEGKEEQPPQESTSEHAVIEKEQATLGPKKEDAGLTDSPVIGEEHITTEGQRVEESTSEIPAQSSTSIPIPERSPEQKAEDENVYHVTEDYHDITRPEISPDNLITEYPQKIPTTYSPQEQETTLASSEETSKPIAKETEIPEEGSAKPEEATEMNLPEISQPEITTSSEETKMESTPAVIEAQTSTEPSITTVSHIPEEKVFEKTEKPGVPKEIEIEVSQTEIESTEETVKEELSTTEFGIEEPSSPEVSEKEIQPKKEQPSEEGIETQSPTEVTKPEISTSISTEYEYSTVSPSLKEEQTTKGEHITIIPEQSTEPQISEIETEITPVEKEKPVEEHITEQPIITSGITEEPISKETETTVAIKTTEEVEEKSTTQASIEKEQTEQPEQYSTEKTSEEAVTESHGAQQTEAPAIEEKPEEAEGTEGISTENIEQQTEAVIIEKGTSEEKEPSEETTEVKSTEVTTEGIKQTELPAKHPDEISEIEKESEGEIFVPVSEEAQTEIPVEAGSTESPVVEETEKIHTEPSISQPSIPSDRKEDQESVEPKPSEETQEGEEQVTQKPSLEETEETETQEPQKTTILFEEAVTESVLPEQKTAGTTTLADLGEAVTQPAVEKQPEVTSEQPENVATESSEQEQTQRPVTEEQLEIHVSKETETPTSVTPISEGEGTTTLEPIEESTKQVEGEVSVETEIIPSTESISTEERQPETHEQTTQSLVTEEESSQGKGEEISTKESTIPETPKVPVTEGQPQKPEEEEIASTEAAIHEEQEEQATVTVKETSEVEITTEIPLEKPQYSTETSIPEESHIEKETITEITPRPSGIPGEGNCLVEGQSYSNNSAVPPANACQTSCRCISSIVQCELVQCPAPPAHLSDCMPVYTSGQSCCPMYACDSSTPTAELESDSHVIEPHIPEAEEGQKTSLPTDIPREQPEVTETTKEYSTLVTEISTSEARPAETTVSSISPSEEEGGLTEREQTTLKSVEQSTTTLQSIEQQPEEHTTSSVAETQEPISQVPEEEHTVLSNVPEEISEKGEGITESATSTEQPREETAETQTPVSGEEQVITSTHISTEQEIHDEEITTPTVTEEKEISVPVEVVETSTSAEKEITTVETGKEEEATTTKEQEKPFEEESVEEQSTIKSIEEGDKKQPEEEKGPISTSEKSVIEEELPAKPEVSEEQKTVEPTEYESTSIPEVQSTTEYKVEGEIEHEEKKEHEIVTWTESEQATQTEEPESQTKLPSISSTSVETEEPITPAVGSTTLIHDHTVSEEAPLEEHATIKSIEISTEGSKGEITTEFSTKVPEEQHVTIPVAIETEIPSEETIEQELEKSSEETAKPVEESTSEISHEETSPETPESAVETESAEHPEEHTESSKHEKEPTVTKLPDEKLLETESPISTEQPVTAIEVTETTEAEAEHEKSTDSSIVHESESTQIPIEQHPEAEIESHTTEPSLEEHTIAEKIPTTSVPAEEETSEQSVTSIKEIEPSSDEVGTKQPIAPEAESEAPVEHITVPIEEYTTKSGEYPVGEETVTPREAEATESAISTEETTPESVTSQQEQTEKTVESTKPETELPSLTEEQTEKQTIIPEIHKEEEEQKPEIEITIEKEPVTEEAIKEESVTSVGITDEYPVMEHTEQEVEVQGATETTIAPKEQKPEEEVTGEPERPLGEEATTGSSLIPEEHSISVEVEEKEKSTPKPEYQTTLSIEEEEALKPTTEVSKVEKLPSEEESATSESATEKPEEVSTTEKFAEIPSETEKPVVPEQETELPEQQGETTTKTTEDAVIEEKLPEEIVPVEVIPEEKPSETTTVGEEEVHVTESGVPTETTSIHEEEQSSTKLQPTEGLAPSEEETLAPEEIQPGKPEEEVHPSIPEESQSTTEHVPETSVTIKTEEHPETEQPEISSETTVSTEESIKVSEVPIELPEEKATIEPISPEEPETQVPIRPEEGAQSAETPIEEQVTKKEPVSTELPTGEITEETPDEEISHPHFDHLPEATVKPETDYPAEGEPTLGSDEEHLRPLNHTVELTERPGFHEQPMTTSASHIPEYPDHSGEDYPHFPPQGGLNPDEDYDEDEHIYGPGTCRYGGKVYVSAQQIPRDDPCDFCFCFRSDIICLQQSCPPPIPGCHEEPISGFCCPRYECPVSMATTLNLTTTTTTTTTTLPPHFHTHAYKGAARRGGCQIRGQAYRVGEVIKSASGPCLHCTCGGDGNMKCEPRMCSPEPMLRQMIATATAKRRR